A genomic region of Eucalyptus grandis isolate ANBG69807.140 chromosome 5, ASM1654582v1, whole genome shotgun sequence contains the following coding sequences:
- the LOC120293879 gene encoding uncharacterized protein LOC120293879 yields MRPLKLFLLFIFVFVALKPTQEARDLICEVLDNTSNTPGDRFKDDIGSEFALETLSTASDFVLETFNQSNGGGRGYSTVLAIIESFVANGYPPTIATNNGNQFRVDADYLQAYVGDVKAEFTGIVYHESARVWQWTGSDTAPIGLITGIADYIRLNAGWPSKYWPPRGSGSRWDDGYAVTAYFLEFCRGKRRGFVSDLNAMMESLYSDAFFVILLGQSVDELWEEYITLQYETIVPAPAFAPEHAY; encoded by the coding sequence ATGAGACCTTTGAagctctttcttctcttcatttttgtcTTCGTTGCTCTGAAACCAACACAAGAAGCTCGAGACTTGATCTGCGaggtccttgacaacacctcCAACACCCCCGGCGACAGATTCAAGGATGACATCGGATCTGAATTCGCTTTGGAAACTTTATCAACCGCTTCTGACTTCGTCTTGGAGACGTTCAATCAAAGCAACGGTGGGGGAAGAGGCTACTCCACGGTGCTTGCGATCATCGAGAGCTTTGTCGCTAATGGATATCCCCCCACCATCGCAACCAACAACGGTAACCAATTCCGAGTGGACGCAGACTACCTCCAAGCATATGTTGGTGACGTGAAGGCCGAGTTCACGGGGATTGTATACCACGAGAGCGCTCGCGTATGGCAATGGACAGGCAGTGATACTGCCCCCATCGGCCTTATCACGGGCATTGCCGACTACATCCGGTTGAACGCGGGATGGCCATCAAAGTATTGGCCGCCGAGAGGGTCTGGTTCCAGATGGGACGATGGGTATGCCGTGACGGCGTATTTCCTGGAGTTTTGCAGAGGGAAGAGGCGTGGGTTCGTGTCGGACCTCAACGCAATGATGGAGAGTTTGTACTCCGATGCGTTTTTCGTGATCCTTCTTGGTCAGTCTGTGGATGAATTATGGGAGGAGTATATCACGTTACAGTATGAGACCATTGTCCCCGCACCGGCATTTGCACCGGAGCATGCATACTGA